Proteins found in one Candidatus Abawacabacteria bacterium genomic segment:
- the infA gene encoding translation initiation factor IF-1, with protein MAKDVIQVEGVVIEALPNATFYVEVAFPGKAGGEPQKQVILAHVSGKIRQNFIRILPGDIVAIELSPYDLKKGRITFRKK; from the coding sequence ATGGCTAAAGATGTAATTCAGGTAGAAGGCGTTGTAATTGAAGCATTGCCCAATGCCACTTTCTACGTAGAGGTTGCCTTTCCTGGTAAAGCAGGTGGAGAACCTCAAAAGCAAGTGATATTGGCGCATGTGTCAGGCAAAATACGTCAGAACTTCATTCGCATCTTACCTGGAGATATAGTGGCTATTGAGCTAAGTCCTTACGATTTAAAGAAAGGACGCATTACCTTTCGAAAGAAATAA
- a CDS encoding nucleoside monophosphate kinase, whose translation MDILLFGIQGSGKGTQAKALALALNFPIFEAGAELRSLATKDTPAGNEIRSIINKGGLVPPGIILLRIADFLDNAAAIQGVIFDGVPRSYDQAVSFDEMITQKHRESLAINIELDEDEAITRLEKRRICSKCNAIFLPDYQNTICNLCGGLLIHRADDNPESIKVRFAKYKQETLPVIDHYRKQGKVLTVDGNQAVMDVTKDIFNQLSPLLKLKTKQSNKLLADLIKAS comes from the coding sequence ATGGATATATTACTATTCGGCATTCAAGGTTCTGGTAAAGGCACCCAAGCAAAGGCTTTAGCTTTAGCATTAAATTTTCCTATTTTTGAGGCTGGCGCAGAGCTGCGTTCCTTAGCTACCAAAGATACACCTGCAGGTAACGAGATTCGTTCCATAATCAACAAAGGTGGCTTGGTGCCTCCTGGTATTATTTTACTTAGAATTGCTGACTTCTTAGATAATGCCGCAGCAATCCAAGGGGTGATCTTTGACGGAGTACCCAGAAGTTATGATCAGGCGGTAAGCTTTGATGAGATGATCACACAAAAACATCGAGAAAGCTTAGCTATTAATATCGAGCTTGATGAAGATGAGGCAATAACTAGATTAGAAAAAAGACGGATTTGTAGTAAATGTAATGCTATCTTTCTCCCCGATTATCAAAATACTATTTGTAATTTATGCGGTGGCTTACTTATTCATCGAGCTGACGATAATCCCGAATCGATAAAAGTACGCTTCGCAAAATACAAACAGGAAACATTGCCGGTGATTGATCACTATAGAAAACAGGGAAAAGTGCTAACAGTGGATGGTAATCAAGCAGTTATGGATGTGACCAAGGATATCTTCAATCAATTATCCCCTCTTTTAAAATTAAAAACCAAGCAGAGTAACAAATTATTAGCTGATCTAATAAAAGCATCATGA
- the rpmJ gene encoding 50S ribosomal protein L36 yields the protein MKVRASVKKICRDCMVVKRNGIVRIICKKNKRHKQRQG from the coding sequence ATGAAAGTTCGCGCCTCTGTAAAAAAAATTTGTCGTGACTGTATGGTAGTCAAAAGGAATGGCATTGTGCGCATTATCTGTAAAAAGAATAAGCGCCATAAGCAACGACAAGGTTAA
- the rsmA gene encoding ribosomal RNA small subunit methyltransferase A: MSVIAKKYLGQHFLHDRKVLTDIVKAGQIEPEDIVLEIGAGQGILTEELVKLAKQVIAYEIDNECFPILDQLAKIHANLTIEKQSVLDAKPPLGPYKVIANIPYYLTGTILRLFLHIFNHQPKLLVLLIQKEVAAKIISSESSLLSLAVQVFGKATIVRQVGKGAFTPPPQVESAVIRIVQHMSPVLTVDTDSFFRFLRPCFQGSRKQVQATIRQQVGLSREQVIDMLQGLNIDPRIRPSKLNLATWEKIVQTFLPYTNWQITTSPSPKS, from the coding sequence ATGTCGGTCATAGCAAAAAAGTATCTCGGCCAACATTTTTTACATGATCGTAAAGTATTGACGGATATCGTGAAAGCCGGACAAATCGAGCCCGAAGATATAGTATTAGAGATTGGAGCTGGACAGGGCATTCTCACAGAAGAATTGGTAAAGCTGGCAAAGCAAGTGATTGCATATGAAATTGATAATGAATGTTTTCCCATATTAGATCAGTTGGCAAAAATACATGCGAATCTAACTATAGAAAAGCAATCGGTACTTGATGCCAAGCCACCATTGGGGCCATATAAAGTGATTGCCAATATTCCGTATTATCTTACTGGTACTATTCTCCGTTTGTTTCTTCATATATTTAATCATCAACCAAAACTTTTAGTATTATTGATTCAAAAAGAGGTTGCAGCCAAAATAATTAGCTCAGAAAGTTCTTTATTGTCTTTAGCGGTGCAAGTATTTGGTAAGGCAACTATTGTGCGCCAGGTAGGCAAAGGGGCGTTCACACCGCCTCCTCAAGTTGAATCCGCAGTGATTCGGATTGTTCAACATATGTCTCCAGTCCTTACTGTCGATACTGATTCATTTTTCCGATTTTTACGTCCCTGTTTCCAGGGTAGCAGAAAGCAGGTGCAGGCTACTATTCGCCAACAAGTAGGCTTGTCTCGTGAGCAGGTCATCGATATGCTGCAGGGGCTCAATATTGATCCCCGTATTCGTCCCAGCAAATTAAACTTAGCCACATGGGAAAAGATAGTACAAACATTCCTGCCATATACCAATTGGCAAATTACAACTTCACCATCCCCGAAGAGTTGA
- the rpsD gene encoding 30S ribosomal protein S4 → MRTTSGPKCRLCRREGYKLFLKGAKCLSAKCPVTIRPYAPGMHGKEGGRKLSEYGKQLRFKQSAKRIYGLSEAQLRNAYDTAASQKGSTGNFLVSILEMRLDSVVFRSGIAPSPNFARQIISHGHVKVNGRTVKTASRVLTPEDIFEINLKDLETAIADQKTLKVQLPSWLKFDAKTGKGQIISMPSNEDLEKVNINSKAIVEFYSR, encoded by the coding sequence ATGAGAACAACATCAGGACCCAAATGTCGTCTTTGTCGCAGAGAAGGTTATAAACTTTTTCTCAAAGGGGCAAAATGTTTATCTGCTAAATGTCCAGTGACAATTAGACCCTATGCACCAGGTATGCATGGTAAAGAGGGTGGTAGAAAATTATCTGAGTATGGTAAGCAGTTAAGATTTAAACAATCAGCAAAAAGAATTTATGGTCTTAGTGAAGCTCAACTACGTAATGCCTACGATACGGCAGCTAGTCAGAAGGGCTCTACTGGTAATTTCTTAGTAAGTATTTTGGAGATGCGCTTAGATTCAGTCGTGTTTCGCTCTGGTATTGCACCATCTCCAAACTTTGCCCGCCAGATTATCAGTCATGGTCATGTGAAGGTAAATGGTCGCACAGTAAAGACAGCTTCTCGCGTACTCACCCCAGAAGACATCTTTGAAATTAATCTCAAAGATTTAGAAACAGCCATTGCTGACCAAAAAACTTTAAAAGTACAATTGCCTAGCTGGCTCAAATTTGATGCAAAAACAGGTAAAGGGCAAATTATCAGCATGCCTTCAAATGAAGACTTAGAAAAAGTAAATATCAACAGCAAGGCAATCGTAGAGTTCTATTCACGTTAA
- the rpsI gene encoding 30S ribosomal protein S9, with translation MTAKEYFYANGHRKTSTAKVRLFAKGAGKITINEKPLEEYLKTPAQFQAVWAPLKAVGMEKVTDVTIFVHGGGLMSQAGAISHGIARSLTTMDLALRPVLKKAGFLTRDPRMKERKKPGLKRARRAPQWSKR, from the coding sequence ATGACAGCCAAAGAATATTTTTACGCTAACGGTCATCGCAAAACTTCAACAGCAAAAGTTCGTTTATTTGCTAAAGGCGCAGGAAAAATTACTATCAATGAAAAACCTCTTGAAGAGTATCTAAAGACACCAGCTCAATTCCAAGCCGTATGGGCACCGCTCAAAGCTGTAGGGATGGAAAAGGTTACTGATGTAACTATCTTCGTTCATGGTGGTGGTTTAATGAGCCAAGCTGGAGCCATTTCTCATGGCATTGCTCGCTCCCTGACCACTATGGACCTTGCTTTACGTCCAGTATTAAAGAAGGCCGGCTTCCTTACTCGTGATCCTCGTATGAAGGAAAGAAAGAAACCAGGTTTGAAGAGAGCTCGTCGTGCACCTCAGTGGAGTAAACGTTAG
- the rplQ gene encoding 50S ribosomal protein L17 codes for MRHNRKRVLLSRPTKVREALMRNLATSLVLHDRIVTTTAKARILKVFIEKLVTIAKKDDQVTAIRKLNAVFYDEKATRRMLEVIKPQMSSRSSGFVRLRKKLPRVTDAAPQIEVSFVS; via the coding sequence ATGCGACATAATCGTAAAAGAGTCCTACTCAGCCGCCCCACAAAAGTTCGTGAAGCCCTAATGCGTAATTTAGCAACCTCTTTGGTTTTGCATGATCGCATTGTGACTACCACTGCAAAAGCACGCATCTTGAAAGTTTTTATTGAAAAATTAGTCACTATTGCTAAAAAAGATGATCAAGTTACTGCAATTAGAAAACTAAATGCAGTGTTCTATGATGAAAAAGCGACACGCAGAATGTTGGAAGTGATTAAACCTCAGATGAGCTCAAGAAGTTCTGGTTTTGTCCGTTTACGAAAGAAACTTCCCCGAGTCACTGACGCAGCTCCCCAAATAGAAGTATCATTTGTTTCTTAA
- a CDS encoding tetratricopeptide repeat protein: MSRILFFIGSACVVAGIAYGASQYWVTEPVVETPQATVSSVPASLDELPEVKPTVAVKAVSSTPTPVKRPPEKLVILAESSTPGKDSKDPYIKQGKNFISLAKFPEAQNAFKQADQNDPVALYYNGLMATYFGDRSQTENAFNAIKSLPNVDAKINANIQKITDTYALFDTYQDARSEFLATLLAKQLLVIGEVDLAIGKLEYVQNKVADYTDINTLLGAAYLIKGNYEKAVNILSKALPNDRPEVYYWLGVAHLYQQNFNKAIGAFQLSLNKGYRPTFKPHEKMGDAYLTMNNFEQAVTEYKTAFDSLEGSQYIDLYIRPVWILIDKLARPEEALLVANQAISRLPQNAMAHNLVGWAQLALGNFTEAKLALEKSISLDITLAATYLNLGNYYRSQNDLIQAKVNYEKAVSYDKQGSIARAARANLQSLVTQVPEGSTGAVFNPIP, encoded by the coding sequence ATGTCTAGGATACTATTTTTTATTGGGTCTGCTTGTGTGGTGGCTGGTATCGCTTATGGTGCTAGCCAATATTGGGTTACTGAGCCAGTGGTTGAAACTCCACAAGCAACTGTGTCATCTGTGCCTGCTTCATTAGATGAGTTGCCTGAAGTAAAGCCAACAGTAGCGGTAAAGGCAGTTTCGAGTACACCTACTCCAGTAAAAAGACCACCGGAAAAGTTAGTGATATTGGCTGAAAGTTCTACACCTGGAAAGGACAGTAAAGATCCTTACATTAAACAAGGAAAAAACTTTATTTCCCTAGCTAAATTCCCAGAGGCACAAAATGCCTTTAAGCAAGCGGATCAAAATGATCCAGTAGCTCTCTATTACAACGGTTTGATGGCTACTTATTTTGGCGATCGTAGCCAAACTGAAAATGCCTTTAATGCCATAAAGTCATTGCCAAATGTTGATGCGAAAATAAATGCCAACATTCAAAAGATTACTGATACCTATGCTCTATTCGATACATACCAAGATGCCCGATCCGAATTCTTAGCAACTTTATTGGCTAAGCAATTATTAGTAATTGGAGAAGTGGACTTGGCTATTGGTAAATTGGAATATGTTCAGAACAAAGTAGCTGACTATACAGATATCAATACTTTACTAGGTGCTGCTTATCTGATTAAGGGTAACTATGAGAAAGCAGTTAATATATTATCTAAAGCTTTACCTAATGATCGACCAGAAGTCTATTATTGGCTGGGTGTGGCTCATCTCTACCAGCAGAATTTCAATAAAGCAATTGGTGCTTTTCAGCTCTCTTTGAATAAAGGTTATCGGCCGACATTCAAACCACATGAAAAAATGGGGGATGCCTATTTAACTATGAATAATTTTGAGCAAGCGGTGACTGAATATAAAACGGCGTTTGATAGCCTGGAAGGTTCTCAGTATATTGATTTATATATTCGACCAGTGTGGATACTAATTGATAAATTGGCACGTCCCGAAGAGGCCTTACTCGTTGCCAATCAGGCCATAAGCCGACTCCCTCAAAATGCAATGGCGCACAATCTAGTTGGTTGGGCCCAATTAGCTTTAGGCAACTTCACTGAAGCAAAATTAGCCTTAGAAAAGTCTATTTCACTGGATATAACTTTAGCTGCCACTTACTTAAATTTGGGTAATTACTACCGCAGCCAAAATGATTTGATCCAAGCAAAAGTAAATTATGAAAAGGCTGTTTCATATGACAAACAAGGCTCTATCGCTAGAGCAGCTCGAGCAAATCTACAAAGTTTAGTAACTCAGGTTCCTGAAGGCAGTACTGGTGCTGTTTTTAATCCCATACCTTAA
- the secY gene encoding preprotein translocase subunit SecY, producing MNSTWLHIKQIFHSKEIRRKILFTLFIVALFRLFAHIPVPGVNVDSIRGLLENNQLLGTFSLLTGGGLERFSIMLMGISPYITASIIVQLLAVIVPSLENLSKEGDAGREKINRYTRFLTVPLGFLQAYGMIRLLDLNLTGDQAPIIADASWGNMLFIMLAVTAGTMVAMWLGELISEKGIGNGISVLIFANILAGIPLILGPALDLTQVDASYLLPLLGILVFTVALTILIILITEAQRLIPITHAGLQARGTAGSSTLPLRINQAGMVPIIFAVSFISFPSLIAAFFQNARTPWLAETAKWLVNNFNANNWLYLSLYFLLVIAFTFFYVSITFNADQVAENLQKRGSYIPGIRPGSETAHYLRSVSQKITLLGAIFLGFVAVMPMLAQVIGSQLQTNVPLLISGAGLIIIVGVVLEIVRQINAQLMMQDYEKLY from the coding sequence ATGAATTCCACGTGGCTTCATATCAAACAAATTTTTCACAGTAAAGAAATCCGCAGAAAGATTTTGTTTACTCTATTCATTGTTGCGCTTTTCCGTTTATTTGCTCATATACCGGTACCTGGTGTAAATGTTGATAGCATCCGTGGTCTGTTGGAAAACAATCAATTATTAGGCACATTTAGTTTATTGACCGGAGGCGGACTAGAGAGATTCTCTATTATGTTGATGGGAATTTCTCCTTATATCACCGCATCTATTATTGTTCAATTGCTCGCAGTTATTGTTCCTTCCCTCGAGAATTTATCTAAAGAAGGTGATGCTGGTCGAGAAAAAATCAATCGATATACTCGTTTTCTTACCGTACCTTTAGGTTTTCTTCAGGCTTACGGTATGATTCGCTTATTGGATTTAAATCTGACTGGTGATCAGGCACCGATCATAGCTGATGCTTCTTGGGGAAATATGCTTTTTATTATGCTAGCTGTTACTGCTGGTACTATGGTGGCTATGTGGCTTGGTGAACTTATTTCAGAAAAAGGCATTGGTAACGGTATATCCGTCTTAATTTTCGCTAACATTTTGGCTGGTATCCCACTCATTCTTGGTCCTGCCTTGGATCTTACTCAAGTTGATGCTTCTTATCTTCTCCCTTTGCTGGGCATATTGGTGTTCACAGTAGCGCTTACTATACTGATTATACTTATTACTGAAGCACAAAGACTTATTCCCATTACCCATGCAGGTCTGCAAGCTCGAGGTACAGCAGGAAGTTCCACTCTCCCCCTTCGTATCAATCAAGCTGGTATGGTGCCAATTATTTTTGCTGTTTCTTTCATTTCATTTCCTTCTTTAATTGCTGCTTTCTTTCAAAATGCTCGAACGCCATGGTTAGCTGAGACAGCTAAATGGTTAGTAAATAATTTCAATGCTAATAATTGGCTTTATTTATCTCTCTATTTTCTACTAGTTATCGCCTTCACATTCTTTTACGTATCAATTACTTTCAATGCGGACCAAGTAGCAGAAAACTTACAAAAGCGTGGTAGCTATATTCCTGGCATTCGTCCAGGTAGTGAAACAGCACACTATTTAAGAAGTGTATCTCAAAAGATCACCCTTTTAGGCGCAATTTTCTTAGGCTTTGTCGCAGTCATGCCAATGTTAGCTCAAGTAATTGGTTCTCAATTACAGACTAATGTACCATTACTCATTTCCGGTGCTGGCTTAATTATTATCGTAGGAGTGGTATTAGAAATCGTGCGTCAAATCAATGCTCAATTGATGATGCAAGATTATGAGAAGCTCTATTAG
- a CDS encoding DNA-directed RNA polymerase subunit alpha yields MINFELTKVTSQSLGDNRSLITLSPLPSGYGMTIGNALRRVILSSIPGGAVTAVRIKGVTHEFSTVTGVKESAIDIILNLKLLRVKKSSSGPALLTLKANKEGKITAAQIKTPAEVEIINNDLIICTLEKGHSIEMELRVENGIGYLPSNARDRREVEADMIMIDALFSPVTKVRYEVSNARVGQMTDLDKLDIEVATDGTISPQEVVIMAARILRQYMTLFDGEAANATKASATQSKAEPKHEKKYTPIEALKISQRSENALINNGIGSVEELLTYTEKQLSNLRGFGKKGITEVVKALNKMGLHLSE; encoded by the coding sequence ATGATCAACTTCGAACTTACCAAAGTTACCAGTCAATCATTGGGAGATAATCGCAGTTTGATTACTCTAAGTCCTCTTCCCTCAGGCTACGGCATGACCATTGGTAATGCCCTACGTAGAGTTATTTTATCTTCTATACCAGGAGGGGCTGTCACAGCCGTTAGAATCAAAGGAGTTACTCATGAATTCAGTACCGTAACTGGTGTAAAAGAAAGCGCCATTGATATTATTTTAAATTTGAAACTATTAAGAGTGAAAAAAAGTTCTTCTGGACCTGCTTTGCTCACCTTAAAGGCAAATAAAGAGGGGAAAATTACTGCTGCTCAAATCAAAACTCCTGCTGAAGTAGAGATTATCAATAATGACTTAATTATCTGTACCTTAGAAAAGGGCCACAGTATCGAAATGGAATTGCGAGTGGAAAATGGTATTGGTTATCTTCCTAGCAATGCCCGTGATCGTCGTGAAGTCGAAGCTGACATGATTATGATTGATGCCCTGTTCTCTCCTGTTACTAAAGTGCGTTATGAAGTTTCCAATGCTCGTGTTGGTCAAATGACAGACCTGGATAAACTAGATATTGAAGTTGCTACCGACGGTACTATTAGTCCTCAAGAAGTAGTGATTATGGCAGCTCGTATTCTGCGCCAATATATGACTTTGTTTGATGGTGAAGCAGCAAATGCTACTAAGGCATCTGCGACTCAATCAAAGGCCGAGCCTAAACACGAGAAAAAGTATACGCCAATTGAAGCACTAAAAATTTCTCAACGCTCTGAAAATGCTTTAATCAACAATGGCATTGGTTCAGTAGAAGAGCTCCTTACCTATACCGAAAAACAACTCAGTAATTTACGTGGATTTGGTAAAAAAGGAATTACTGAAGTAGTGAAAGCCCTAAACAAAATGGGATTACATTTAAGTGAATAA
- the rpsK gene encoding 30S ribosomal protein S11, translated as MADKKEIPQKQEETEAPQKKVKKRILRNVPEGEIHIRATYNNTLITACDLEGNVLAWTSSGAAGFKGSRKPTPYASSVAAANLATKLKNFGFTKAHVYIRGVGSGREQSVRALQANGISIVSIRDVTPVPHNGCRQKKPRRV; from the coding sequence ATGGCCGATAAAAAGGAAATTCCTCAGAAACAAGAAGAGACTGAAGCGCCTCAAAAAAAGGTAAAGAAGCGCATTTTGCGTAATGTACCAGAAGGTGAAATTCATATCCGTGCTACCTACAATAACACGCTCATCACTGCCTGTGATTTAGAGGGTAATGTATTAGCTTGGACAAGTTCTGGAGCTGCGGGTTTCAAAGGGTCTAGAAAGCCAACACCTTATGCGTCATCTGTAGCGGCAGCAAATTTGGCTACCAAGCTGAAAAATTTTGGTTTTACTAAAGCCCACGTTTATATCCGTGGAGTTGGTAGTGGCCGTGAACAGTCAGTAAGAGCACTTCAAGCAAATGGCATTTCTATTGTATCTATTCGCGACGTTACTCCTGTTCCCCACAATGGCTGCAGACAGAAAAAACCACGTCGCGTATAA
- the rplM gene encoding 50S ribosomal protein L13 has product MKKTSVIKSHQEPEAKWHLVDANGKILGRLASKIAFMLRGKHRPQFTPHALHGDYIVVINCEKVKVTGNKLTQKMYYNHSQYMGNLYQASLKEILAKDPERVIKDAVRRMLPKTRLGDAMLAHLKIVAGEEHPYIAQKPQSLTL; this is encoded by the coding sequence ATGAAGAAGACCTCTGTTATCAAATCCCATCAAGAACCTGAAGCTAAGTGGCATCTAGTCGATGCTAATGGCAAAATTTTAGGGCGATTAGCAAGTAAAATTGCTTTCATGCTTCGCGGCAAGCATCGTCCCCAATTCACTCCTCATGCCTTGCATGGAGATTACATAGTTGTGATCAACTGTGAAAAAGTTAAAGTGACTGGTAATAAACTTACCCAGAAAATGTACTATAATCATAGTCAGTATATGGGTAACCTTTATCAGGCAAGCCTCAAAGAAATATTGGCAAAAGATCCTGAAAGAGTAATCAAAGACGCCGTACGTCGTATGTTACCCAAAACACGATTAGGAGACGCCATGCTTGCTCATCTCAAAATAGTTGCTGGTGAAGAGCATCCTTATATTGCCCAAAAGCCACAATCTCTAACTCTCTAG
- the queA gene encoding tRNA preQ1(34) S-adenosylmethionine ribosyltransferase-isomerase QueA, translated as MGKDSTNIPAIYQLANYNFTIPEELIAKEPVEPRDQARLLVYYRKTKKIQHHYFYQLPDLLGPEIALVANTSKVFLARTFAQKVEGNSEVEILFVRNREDSLWETLMRPGRRVHQGQHIRFVDGSEAELISKDDGVCLLDWQQTNPEEFFQRFGQLPLPPYLAGSKATQGDYQTVYANQIGSSAAPTAGLHFTESLWRKLANAHPCYEVCLHVGLGTFKPIQEADIRNHSIHEEYIELSGPTANALNAWKKAGKKICAIGTTSLRTLESCFRNNNFQPYHGTTSLYLYPGRQLQAVDMLITNFHTSESTLLVLVASIVGLEELQRIYTEAVEQKYRFFSFGDAMMIV; from the coding sequence ATGGGAAAAGATAGTACAAACATTCCTGCCATATACCAATTGGCAAATTACAACTTCACCATCCCCGAAGAGTTGATCGCCAAAGAACCAGTCGAACCCAGAGATCAGGCTAGGTTATTGGTTTATTATCGAAAGACGAAAAAAATACAGCATCACTATTTTTATCAGTTACCGGATCTTTTAGGTCCTGAAATTGCGTTGGTTGCAAATACTTCCAAAGTGTTTCTAGCCCGCACTTTTGCTCAAAAAGTAGAGGGAAATAGCGAAGTGGAAATATTATTTGTTCGTAATCGAGAAGATTCACTATGGGAAACATTAATGCGACCTGGTAGACGAGTTCATCAAGGGCAGCATATTAGATTCGTTGATGGTTCGGAAGCAGAATTAATTAGCAAAGATGATGGTGTTTGTCTTTTAGACTGGCAACAAACTAATCCAGAAGAGTTTTTTCAACGCTTTGGCCAGTTGCCATTGCCACCTTACCTGGCTGGCTCAAAAGCCACGCAAGGCGACTACCAAACAGTATATGCTAATCAAATAGGTTCATCAGCTGCACCGACTGCGGGTTTGCACTTTACCGAGAGTTTGTGGCGAAAACTAGCAAACGCTCATCCTTGCTATGAAGTTTGTTTGCACGTGGGATTAGGGACATTTAAACCGATTCAAGAAGCAGACATTAGAAATCATTCTATTCATGAAGAATATATTGAATTGTCAGGACCAACAGCAAACGCGCTAAATGCATGGAAAAAAGCAGGAAAAAAGATTTGTGCTATTGGTACCACTAGTCTGAGGACGTTAGAAAGTTGCTTCAGAAACAATAACTTTCAGCCATACCATGGGACAACATCATTATATTTGTACCCCGGCAGACAGCTCCAAGCAGTGGATATGCTCATAACCAATTTTCACACATCAGAATCTACATTATTAGTATTGGTCGCAAGTATTGTCGGTCTAGAAGAACTGCAGAGAATTTATACAGAAGCAGTTGAACAAAAGTATCGATTCTTCAGTTTTGGTGATGCAATGATGATAGTCTGA
- the map gene encoding type I methionyl aminopeptidase, which translates to MNMIKTNAEIAIMAEAGKKLRFVLEKLRVAVKPGITTLSLDALAEQLIKEQGAQVSFKGYNGYPYTLCTSVNDEVVHTFPSERILLEGDIISLDLGLIWQGWQSDSAITVPVGKISAEAQRLLQVTEEALWQGIKQIKPGNTIGDIGAAIQKYAEQAGLGVVRDLTGHGIGRKLHEPPAVPNFGKAHQGLRLQKGMVLAVEPMLTLGDCAVDIDDVNWTVKTCDGSLSAQFEHTIAITEKGHQVLTA; encoded by the coding sequence ATGAATATGATAAAAACTAATGCTGAAATTGCCATTATGGCTGAAGCTGGTAAGAAACTTCGTTTTGTTTTGGAAAAGCTTCGAGTCGCTGTAAAGCCAGGTATTACCACACTAAGCCTTGATGCTTTAGCAGAACAACTCATCAAAGAGCAAGGAGCCCAGGTGTCATTCAAAGGATATAACGGTTATCCTTACACACTTTGTACTTCGGTAAATGATGAAGTAGTACATACTTTTCCTAGTGAAAGGATACTATTAGAAGGCGATATTATCAGTTTAGATTTAGGCTTGATTTGGCAAGGTTGGCAATCCGATTCGGCGATTACTGTACCAGTTGGTAAAATTAGTGCTGAGGCACAAAGATTATTGCAAGTAACTGAAGAGGCATTATGGCAAGGGATTAAACAAATAAAACCAGGCAATACTATTGGTGACATTGGCGCGGCTATTCAAAAATATGCAGAACAAGCGGGGCTTGGTGTGGTGAGAGATTTAACTGGACATGGCATTGGTCGAAAATTACACGAGCCCCCTGCTGTTCCCAACTTTGGCAAAGCACACCAAGGGCTGCGCCTACAAAAGGGCATGGTGCTAGCTGTTGAGCCGATGCTTACCCTGGGTGACTGTGCAGTAGATATAGACGATGTGAACTGGACAGTGAAAACTTGTGACGGCTCTCTATCCGCCCAATTTGAACACACTATTGCTATTACTGAAAAAGGACATCAGGTATTAACGGCATAA
- the rpsM gene encoding 30S ribosomal protein S13, translated as MSVRIAGINLNENKNIEIALLSVYGLGRSLSNKILNDLKISPLTKVKDLTEKELNAIRAAISTIPVEGDLRRTVSQNIKRLQDIGSYRGDRHKKRLPLRGQRTRTNARTKRGKRVTMGSGRVALTKT; from the coding sequence ATGTCTGTCCGTATTGCCGGCATCAACCTTAATGAGAATAAAAACATTGAAATAGCATTGCTATCTGTTTATGGTCTGGGTAGATCATTGAGCAATAAAATTCTTAATGACCTCAAAATAAGTCCTTTAACCAAAGTAAAGGATTTAACCGAGAAAGAGTTGAATGCAATTCGTGCTGCCATATCCACTATTCCTGTAGAAGGTGACTTGCGTAGAACTGTTTCTCAAAATATTAAGCGCTTGCAAGACATCGGATCATACCGCGGAGACAGACATAAGAAACGCTTACCACTAAGAGGGCAGCGTACCCGCACTAATGCCAGAACCAAAAGAGGAAAAAGAGTTACTATGGGTAGTGGTAGAGTCGCACTTACTAAGACTTAA